The Falco rusticolus isolate bFalRus1 chromosome 5, bFalRus1.pri, whole genome shotgun sequence genome has a segment encoding these proteins:
- the LOC119149422 gene encoding C-type lectin domain family 7 member A-like: MTSGEVTYADLRFITLEKSQDQELQTARAKDSPFPSSCWRLATVVLGVFCISSVAAVGVLAARRHKCIPCPENWLQHGENCYHFSKEWKTWQESKTRCSALDSRLLKIESKEELDFTMRSAELYGSDSFWIGLSRNGAEGPWLWEDGSAFSPDLFQIRASSSPFLDCVWLQRTNIDNAGCGEYKFYICEKVVDPAVVEQASYSRKH; the protein is encoded by the exons ATGACAAGTGGAGAAGTGACATATGCAGACCTGAGGTTTATAACACTGGAAAAATCCCAGGACCAGGAGCTCCAGACTGCCAGAGCAAAAG ATTCCCCCTTTCCATCTTCCTGTTGGCGACTGGCTACAGTAGTTCTTGGGGTCTTCTGCATAAGTTCAGTGGCAGCTGTAGGAGTCTTGGCTGCCAGGC gaCATAAATGTATTCCTTGTCCTGAGAACTGGCTACAGCATGGGGAGAACTGCTACCACTTTTCAAAGGAATGGAAAACTTGGCAAGAAAGCAAGACTCGGTGCTCTGCTCTGGATTCCAGACTTCTTAAGATAGAGAGTAAGGAAGAGCTg GACTTCACAATGCGATCAGCAGAGCTTTACGGTTCTGACTCTTTCTGGATTGGGCTGTCGCGCAATGGAGCTGAGGGGCCCTGGCTGTGGGAGGATGGATCAGCTTTCTCCCCTGATCT GTTTCAGATCCGAGCCAGCTCAAGTCCTTTCCTGGATTGCGTGTGGCTTCAACGTACAAACATAGACAATGCAGGATGTGGCGAGTACAAATTTTACATTTGTGAGAAAGTGGTGGATCCTGCGGTGGTCGAGCAAGCGAGCTACTCGAGGAAGCACTAG
- the LOC119148726 gene encoding C-type lectin domain family 1 member B-like, with protein MALKCDSFSYPLPFSALSCFVLLLLHKSFSLSFKRTVTEPRMSSQIMHTNTDEEDGYSKLNHLTQHPARHYTSLNINQGHSPPFAVRWPAIIILFTLCLALTVGIIVLGLRGSKAPAGCNENSQGLKERLCLMGDANSNSNRPTCSLCPVNWKWVGGDTCFYFSEKKATWPESEEFCFSQNATLLTLKSKSKLISISQISQKQSYWIGLSYGVDGWSWVDDTKLFTKRNDWIHLSTKQNCAYVLYRKSRVYSENCYEKNPWICEKAAVQLI; from the exons ATGGCTTTAAAGTGTGATTCATTCTCCTATCCCCTCCCTTTCTCTGccctttcttgttttgttttgctcctCCTTCATAAATCATTTAGTCTGTCTTTTAAGAGGACTGTTACTGAACCACGAATGAGTTCTCAGATAATGCATACAAATACAGATGAAGAGGATGGATACTCTAAATTAAATCACCTGACACAGCATCCAGCCAGACACTACACATCCCTGAACATCAACCAAG GGCACTCTCCTCCCTTTGCTGTAAGGTGGCCAGCTATCATCATTTTGTTTACACTGTGCCTGGCCCTCACCGTAGGAATAATAGTCCTAG GTCTCAGAGGTTCTAAGGCACCTGCAGGATGTAATGAAAACTCACAAGGACTAAAGGAGAGATTGTGTTTAATGGGTGATGCAAACAGTAACAGCAATA GACCCACATGTTCACTCTGCCCTGTAAACTGGAAGTGGGTTGGAGGCGACACCTGTTtctacttttcagaaaaaaaggccaCGTGGCCGGAAAGTGAAGAATTTTGCTTCTCCCAGAATGCCACCCTTCttacactgaaaagcaaaagcaagttG aTCAGCATATCTCAAATATCACAAAAACAATCTTACTGGATTGGATTATCATACGGAGTTGATGGCTGGTCTTGGGTAGATGATACAAAACTttttacaaagagaaatgaCTG gatTCATTTGTCCACCAAGCAAAACTGTGCATATGTGCTTTATCGTAAGTCAAGAGTTTACAGCGAAAATTGTTATGAGAAAAATCCCTGGATCTGTGAGAAGGCAGCAGTTCAGCTGATCTGA
- the LOC119148727 gene encoding natural killer cells antigen CD94-like isoform X2, producing MEDEEGYTTLNLRPSALVITPGYSRSNKRSAFKAPASSVTVDRASISSSVWRPVAFAFLTLCLVLLMGLVALLALFFQVSKDPEEGKKLQEMREALCFEGKEKNETKCALCPASWQNSGADNCIYVSKQKKTWKQSQEFCSSRNSTLLVLKDKAKMVSLPQDSQFYWVGLSYISESNGWYWEDGTVFSKEVTSWVVIYDNSFCASLYGRIIYASHSCLTKQFWICERVAVPIN from the exons ATGGAGGATGAGGAAGGCTACACCACTCTGAATTTACGGCCCTCAGCTTTAGTAATTACTCCTGGATATTCGAGAAGCAACAAACGTTCTGCATTTAAGGCTCCAGCAAGTTCTGTTACTGTAGACA GAGCCTCCATCTCATCTTCTGTATGGCGTCCAGTGGCCTTTGCTTTCCTCACTttgtgcctggtgctgctgaTGGGGCTGGTAGCCCTGCTGGCGCTGT tttttcaggtttCCAAGGAtccagaggaaggaaagaaactgcaggaaaTGAGGGAAGCATTGTGTTttgaagggaaggagaaaaatg AAACAAAATGTGCTCTCTGTCCAGCAAGCTGGCAAAACAGTGGAGCTGACAACTGCATCTACgtttcaaagcagaagaaaacatggaAGCAAAGCCAGGAATTTTGTTCCTCAAGAAACTCCACTCTTCTTGTGctaaaagacaaagcaaagatG GTTTCTCTGCCACAGGACTCACAGTTTTACTGGGTTGGATTATCATACATATCTGAAAGTAACGGCTGGTACTGGGAGGATGGAACAGTTTTTTCAAAAGAAGTGACGAGTTG GGTTGTGATCTATGACAACAGCTTCTGCGCCTCCTTATATGGACGGATTATTTACGCCAGCCACTCCTGCCTAACAAAGCAATTCTGGATCTGTGAGAGAGTGGCTGTCCCTATCAACTGA